Proteins encoded in a region of the Scyliorhinus torazame isolate Kashiwa2021f chromosome 1, sScyTor2.1, whole genome shotgun sequence genome:
- the mtfp1 gene encoding mitochondrial fission process protein 1, translating to MGQPGEQEKVDIYRDTWVRFLGYANEVGEAFRALVPVAFVWASYGISTAYVTADAVDKGKKAAAAHGDKPGKSMSVGIAVVDTFIWQSLASVIIPGFTINRLCAASLLLLRKTTRWPLPMRKWTTTAIGLSAIPVIITPIDRSVDFLLDATLRKLYGAEEKHKP from the exons ATGGGGCAGCCAGGAGAGCAGGAGAAGGTCGATATCTACCGGGACACGTGGGTCCGCTTTCTGG GATATGCTAATGAAGTTGGTGAAGCATTCCGGGCACTGGTACCTGTGGCATTTGTCTGGGCAAGTTATGGGATATCAACTGCATATGTGACAGCTGATGCAGTCGACAAGGGGAAGAAAGCAGCTGCT GCTCATGGAGACAAACCTGGAAAGTCTATGAGCGTCGGCATAGCGGTAGTGGATACTTTCATCTGGCAGTCATTGGCCTCCGTTATAATTCCAGGATTCACCATCAATCGATTGTGTGCCGCTTCTCTTCTGCTACTGAGGAAAACCACCAGGTGGCCTCTGCCTATGAGAAAGTGGACAACAACTGCTATTGGCCTGTCTGCCATCCCAGTCATTATAACTCCCATTGACCG GTCTGTGGACTTTCTTTTGGATGCTACATTAAGGAAGTTGTATGGAGCGGAGGAAAAGCACAAACCATAA